The following coding sequences lie in one Vanacampus margaritifer isolate UIUO_Vmar chromosome 16, RoL_Vmar_1.0, whole genome shotgun sequence genomic window:
- the LOC144036037 gene encoding hexokinase-2-like, which yields MNGDISTIHVDGIPLDALNKVERYLKPFTLSLEVLQQVSARLERDLKRGLGKHSHHKAAVQMLPTFVTATPDGTEKGDFLALDLGGTNFRVLHVRVLEEEQRMVKMDSQICAIPQEMMRGPGEKLFDHIAACLGEFLKSQNLQGKILPLGFTFSFPCHQKEIDKSILIRWTKGFQCSGVEGQDVVKLLREAIHRRGDYDVGSIAMVNDTVGTMMSCGYKDQSCEIGMIIGTGTNACYMEEMKNVKRVESDHGRMCINTEWGGFGDNGSLAHIQTEFDVQVDKTSINPGIHTFEKMISGMYLGEIVRLLLVRMTKDGLLFKGQASEALLSPGGFETKFISDIEEEVVGLENGKKILSDLGLAWDPVDVRVVRMVCDTVSSRSAHLCAAALATITNRIRVGRGLDHLNTTVGVDGSVYRKHPNFSAELQATVRRLAPKCDVTYLLSEDGSGKGAAMVTAVAQRLARQSRLLEDSDGEDSDDEDQ from the exons ATGAACGGCGACATCAGCACCATCCACGTTGACGGTATACCTCTGGACGCACTCAATAAG GTTGAAAGGTACCTGAAACCGTTCACGTTGTCCCTGGAAGTCCTGCAGCAGGTTTCCGCTCGCCTGGAGCGCGATCTGAAGCGAGGCCTGGGGAAGCACTCGCACCACAAGGCCGCTGTCCAGATGCTGCCCACTTTTGTCACGGCCACGCCAGACGGGACGG AAAAAGGCGACTTCCTGGCTTTGGACCTGGGCGGGACAAACTTCCGGGTGCTCCACGTTCGAGTACTGGAGGAGGAGCAGAGGATGGTGAAGATGGACAGCCAGATCTGCGCCATCCCGCAAGAGATGATGCGAGGACCTGGGGAAAAG TTGTTCGACCACATCGCCGCCTGTCTGGGGGAATTTCTCAAGTCGCAGAATCTGCAGGGGAAAATCCTCCCTCTGGGCTTCACGTTCTCTTTCCCCTGCCATCAGAAGGAAATTGACAAg AGCATCTTGATCCGCTGGACGAAAGGCTTCCAGTGCTCAGGAGTGGAGGGGCAAGACGTGGTGAAGCTCCTGCGAGAGGCCATCCACCGACGAGGG GATTACGACGTCGGCTCCATCGCCATGGTCAACGACACGGTGGGCACCATGATGAGCTGCGGCTACAAAGACCAAAGCTGCGAGATCGGCATGATCATCG gcACGGGTACCAACGCGTGCTACATGGAGGAGATGAAGAACGTGAAACGCGTGGAGAGCGACCACGGACGCATGTGCATCAACACCGAGTGGGGCGGCTTCGGTGACAACGGTTCGCTCGCGCACATTCAGACTGAGTTTGACGTCCAGGTGGACAAGACGTCCATCAACCCCGGCATCCACAC CTTTGAAAAGATGATCAGTGGCATGTATCTGGGCGAGATAGTGCGCCTCCTGCTGGTGAGGATGACAAAGGACGGGCTGCTGTTCAAGGGGCAGGCATCGGAGGCACTGCTGTCGCCGGGCGGATTTGAGACCAAGTTCATCTCTGATATAGAAGA GGAGGTCGTCGGCCTGGAGAACGGCAAAAAAATCCTGAGCGACTTGGGTCTGGCGTGGGACCCGGTGGACGTGCGCGTGGTGCGTATGGTCTGCGACACGGTGTCGTCGCGCTCGGCTCACCTCTGCGCTGCCGCCCTAGCCACCATCACCAACCGCATCCGAGTCGGCCGCGGCCTGGACCACCTGAACACCACCGTGGGGGTGGACGGGTCGGTATACCGGAAACACCCCAA CTTCAGCGCCGAGCTCCAGGCCACAGTGCGCCGGTTGGCCCCCAAGTGCGATGTCACCTACCTGCTCTCGGAGGACGGCAGCGGCAAAGGCGCCGCCATGGTAACGGCCGTGGCGCAGAGGCTGGCGCGCCAGTCCCGCCTGCTGGAGGACAGCGACGGTGAGgacagcgacgacgaagaccaATGA
- the LOC144036491 gene encoding uncharacterized protein LOC144036491, with protein MEHNAIQWLGAPSCQRGSFAFYKSVGSKTRADGPVQVWRLGEFYFVRCGPGDPACIAEVTLLWEDQTQRHLLASARLYFLPEDTPKGRTREHGEDEVLAVSRKMVLRVEDLVRWSCDEPPVWSGGPKATPCVTPNGLHKAPPSSETGGSGGNTTDYIPLKDKNENGVSECQGVKVLSYPQYCRYRSLQRRIQDGARGPTLQDGHLLALGGIKVTPSTRLMYCRDTFNHPTLESSISFTWQFRCPSLSLRGRPRKRRGRDGRDTPTSGQSESWIERMKENVMGSVEVGGEDSWLPHPEEQLFLDELFAFMERHGSPIHKVPNLGFKKIDLFLMFSVVRRLGGYEKVTSDRLWKVVYNELGGCPGSTSAATCTRRHYERLMLSYEEHLIAGGMEINIPECSLPVKPRGIRGRKPLPRGRKPGPKVKMPATPPTTITTADGIVVMVKRRRGRPPGKRNKATLMAQAKLLAQQQTKVIAESPKPILPARTGDGPTPNSSTPQVSHPLPSPSQQPIQPALIPINMPLTPDLSPMSTPFLPFPPKPKDPKERAGESAAPGVLLSALPRHFVGGSLGGFSPIKGLCPLDVLRNCVGFQRVMESPALTPQEPSQPHTTIYTLQPKMGSPDSLLPSVDQLPPPAHPIQQHHNMCSGCNVDEDAQRGVARDVRNRHPLPPLRVLPLDLDCSVQVRQLMRTRLGSTQFQSFTRRLSEALSQDLSAKPPCSPITPPPEQALPLNLSKRFPLKRPGADPAELSRASSNGTECEPSLKKVKADCSELPEDFSLGGGHGHPISGAAAGEGQELGAKNQEEPADLSSPSRIRAFLLGLPPFQVKLDEDLNAVKFGKVLPSGSGMESQRTVTIKKEAEPGLTETSNHKSESITKPVGNVEMLNEDFKEEGNASVDEMENFSDQMRASVEKCDMDPSKGHPSPVLPQASSLVLAQQS; from the exons ATGGAGCACAATGCaatacag TGGTTGGGTGCTCCTTCCTGCCAGAGAGGCAGCTTCGCCTTCTACAAGTCGGTCGGCAGCAAGACTCGAGCCGACGGCCCCGTGCAGGTGTGGCGGCTGGGCGAGTTTTACTTCGTTCGCTGTGGGCCGGGCGATCCCGCCTGCATTGCTGAG GTGACATTACTGTGGGAAGACCAGACGCAGCGCCACCTCCTGGCCAGCGCCAGACTCTACTTCCTGCCCGAAGACACGCCAAAAGGTCGAACCAGGGAGCATGGTGAG GACGAGGTTCTGGCCGTGTCCCGAAAGATGGTGTTGCGGGTGGAGGACCTGGTGCGGTGGTCGTGCGACGAGCCGCCGGTGTGGAGTGGCGGACCGAAAGCGACGCCCTGCGTCACCCCCAACGGGCTCCACAAAGCGCCGCCGAGCAGCGAGACtggcggcagcggcggcaaCACGACGGACTACATACCTCTGAAGGACAAGAACGAAA ACGGCGTGAGCGAATGCCAGGGTGTCAAAGTCCTCAGCTACCCGCAATACTGCCGCTACCGCTCGCTGCAGAGGCGCATCCAGGACGGCGCCCGGGGTCCGACGCTGCAGGAcggccacctgctggccctgGGAGGCATCAAGGTGACGCCCAGCACCCGCTTGATGTACTGCAGGGACACTTTCAACCACCCCACGCTGGAAAGCAGCATCAGCTTCACCTGGCAGTTCC gGTGTCCATCTCTTAGCCTCCGAGGACGACCTCGCAAGAGACGAGGCCGCGACGGCAGAGACACGCCGACCTCCGGCCAGTCGGAATCCTGGATCGAGAGAATGAAG GAGAATGTGATGGGCAGTGTGGAGGTGGGCGGCGAGGACAGCTGGCTCCCGCACCCCGAGGAGCAGCTTTTCCTGGACGAGCTCTTCGCCTTCATGGAGCGTCACGGCTCGCCCATCCACAAAGTGCCCAACCTCGGCTTCAAGAAGA TCGACCTCTTCCTCATGTTCTCGGTGGTCAGACGTCTCGGAGGCTACGAAAAG GTGACGTCGGACCGCTTGTGGAAGGTGGTTTACAACGAGTTGGGCGGATGTCCCGGCAGCACCAGTGCAGCCACCTGCACCAGGAGACACTACGAAAG GCTGATGCTCTCTTATGAGGAGCACCTGATAGCAGGAGGCATGGAAATCAATATCCCAGAATGCAGCCTGCCCGTGAAGCCCAGAGGCATCCGAGGGAGGAAGCCGCTCCCACGGGGCAGAAAACCTGGACCCAAAGTTAAGATGCCAGCCACTCCACCTACCACG ATCACCACCGCTGACGGCATTGTGGTGATGGTGAAACGAAGGCGGGGCCGGCCGCCTGGCAAGCGCAACAAAGCCACGCTGATGGCTCAGGCCAAACTGCTGGCTCAGCAACAAACCAAAGTCATAGCGGAGTCTCCCAAGCCGATCCTTCCGGCCCGAACCGGCGATGGACCCACGCCAAACAGCAGCACGCCGCAG GTTTCACATCCCCTCCCCTCTCCCTCGCAGCAGCCCATCCAGCCGGCCCTCATACCCATCAACATGCCCCTCACCCCGGACCTCTCCCCCATGTCCACCCCCTTCCTCCCCTTTCCGCCCAAGCCAAAAGACCCCAAGGAACGTGCCGGAGAGTCCGCAGCTCCGGGCGTCCTCCTCTCGGCGCTGCCTCGCCACTTTGTGGGCGGATCGCTGGGCGGGTTCAGCCCCATCAAAGGTTTGTGTCCCCTGGACGTGCTCAGGAACTGCGTGGGCTTCCAGAGGGTAATGGAGAGCCCGGCCCTGACGCCCCAAGAGCCGAGTCAGCCGCACACTACCATCTACACCCTCCAACCCAAAATGGGAAGCCCGGACTCGCTTCTTCCGAGCGTAGACCAGCTGCCGCCGCCAGCCCACCCGATTCAGCAGCACCACAACATGTGCTCGGGGTGCAACGTGGACGAGGACGCACAAAGGGGAGTCGCTCGGGATGTCAGGAATCGTCACCCTCTGCCCCCCCTCCGGGTCCTACCTTTAGATCTGGACTGCAGTGTCCAAGTACGGCAGCTGATGAGGACTCGTCTGGGTTCGACTCAGTTCCAAAGCTTCACCCGCCGGCTGTCCGAGGCTCTCTCCCAGGACCTGAGCGCCAAGCCGCCCTGCTCGCCCATCACGCCGCCGCCCGAGCAGGCCCTGCCCCTCAACCTCAGCAAGCGCTTTCCACTCAAAAGACCCGGCGCGGACCCGGCTGAGCTCAGCCGAGCGTCCTCTAACGGAACGGAGTGCGAGCCGTCTCTCAAAAAAGTCAAAGCTGACTGCTCGGAGCTCCCCGAGGACTTTAGCCTGGGCGGTGGCCACGGGCACCCCATCTCGGGGGCCGCCGCGGGCGAGGGCCAGGAGCTGGGAGCGAAAAACCAGGAGGAACCGGCAGACTTGAGCTCCCCCAGCAGGATCAGGGCCTTCCTGCTCGGCCTGCCGCCATTTCAGGTGAAACTGGACGAGGATCTGAACGCCGTGAAGTTCGGCAAAGTCCTTCCGTCGGGTTCCGGAATGGAAAGCCAGAGGACCGTGACCATTAAGAAAGAAGCCGAACCGGGGCTAACGGAGACAAGCAACCACAAGTCGGAATCCATAACCAAACCGGTAGGAAACGTCGAGATGCTTAACGAGGATTTCAAGGAGGAAGGGAACGCTTCAGTGGACGAAATGGAGAATTTCAGCGATCAGATGAGAGCCAGTGTGGAAAAATGCGATATGGACCCCTCAAAGGGCCACCCGAGCCCCGTACTGCCCCAGGCCAGTTCTCTGGTTCTGGCTCAGCAGAGCTGA